ATGATGGGCGCTGGGGCGTCTGGGATGGACATGAACCAGCTCAGTGCGATGAGCCAGCTGGCGACGTTCAAGACCCGCGTCCAGAGCGGCGGCCGGATATCCATTCCGGACGCCGAGCGCGAGGCGCTGGACATCGAGGAAGGCGACATCGTTCAGGCCGTCGTTCTCCCGGTCAAACGCAACCGAAGTGAGTAATCATGACAGACTACACGACCCCCGTCACGACCGCATTCGAACTGCAGCGCGCATCGATCGAACAGACACAGACCGCTCTCGAACAGGGCGTAGCGCTCCAGCAGCGGATGGGCCAGGCGATGCTCGACAGCATGGAGAGCCAGCAGTCGGCCCAGCGCCGCGGCGTCGAGCTGAGCC
This window of the Halapricum desulfuricans genome carries:
- a CDS encoding AbrB/MazE/SpoVT family DNA-binding domain-containing protein, producing MTDEDDGFPWPPTMFQEAGEQAIEQQQEFLRSMMGAGASGMDMNQLSAMSQLATFKTRVQSGGRISIPDAEREALDIEEGDIVQAVVLPVKRNRSE